GCGCCAGGGGCGCGGCTATCTGCAGCCCGTCGCCGCGCGTTCGACGATCTCGCTCGACGATCTGCGGAACATCGATCGCCAGAAAGCGCTGATCGAGCAGAACACGCGCCAGTTCGTGAACGGCAAGCCGGCGAACAACGTGCTGCTGACGGGCGCGCGCGGCACCGGCAAGTCGTCGCTGATCAAGGCGTGCCTGAACGCGTATGCGGCCGACGGGCTGCGGCTCATCGAAGTCGACAAGGACGATCTGCACGATCTGGGCGATATCGTCGAGCTGATCTCGGCGCGTCCCGAGCGCTTCATCGTGTTCTGCGACGATCTGTCGTTCGAAGAAGGCGAATCGGGCTACAAGGCGCTGAAGGTCGCGCTCGACGGGTCGGTCGCCGCGCAGTCCGACAACGTGCTGATCTACGCGACGTCGAACCGCCGCCATCTGCTGCCCGAGTACATGAGCGACAACGAGACGTACAAGCATCTGCCGGACGGCGAGATCCATCCGGGCGAGGTCGTCGAGGAGAAGATCTCGCTGTCGGAGCGTTTCGGCCTCTGGGTCAGCTTCTATCCGTTCAAGCAGGACGACTATCTGACGATCGTCGGCCACTGGCTCAGGCATTTCGGCTGCGACGCCGCCGAAGTGGAGGCGGCGCGCGGCGACGCGCTCGTCTGGGCGCTCGAGCGCGGCTCGCGCTCCGGCCGGGTCGCATGGCAGTTCGCGCGCGACCGCGCGGGCCGCAAGGAGAACGTATGAGTATCGAAGTCGCGAAAGCGGCGGCGCCCGCCGACGCGGGCCGCAAGGTCACCGAGGTGGCGGTCGGAGTGCTGGTGCAGCCGGACGGCCGATATTTGCTCGCGCAGCGGCTGCCCGGCAAGCCTTACGAGGGCTACTGGGAATTTCCGGGCGGCAAGCTCGAGGCGGGCGAGAGTGTCGAGGAGGCGCTTGCCCGGGAACTGCACGAGGAACTGGGCATCGACGTGACCGAATGCCATCGCTGGCATACGCTCGAGCACGACTATCCGCACGCGTACGTTCGCCTGTACTTCTGCAAGGTGACGGGCTGGACGGGCGAGCCGCACAGCCGCGAAGGCCAGGCGTTCGTCTGGCAGCATCTGCCCGTTGACGTCGCTCCGCTGCTGCCCGCCGCGCTGCCCGTGCTCGATCTGCTCGCGCGCGAGCAGGGGGCGGCGCAGCGATAAACATGCGCGGAGCCTTCGGCTCCGCAGCCGTTCATCCAGTCTTATCGGGCCGATGATCGGCTGCGCTCCCCCGTGAGCGGCTCGCTGCCTGACCGCACTCGGCCGGGCGTCTGCCGCGGTGACGGGCGGTCAGCCGCGGCCGTCGCCCTCGCGATTGCCGGCGTCGTCTTCGGACGGCGCTTCGTCGTCCGTTCCGCCGATCCGGTATTTCTCCGCCGCCCAGGCGCCGAGATCGAGCTGCTTGCAGCGGGCGGAACAGAATGGGCGAAAACGGTTTTCGGGCGTCCAGCGCACTTCCTTGCCGC
Above is a window of Burkholderia thailandensis E264 DNA encoding:
- a CDS encoding ATP-binding protein yields the protein MDQLEQFLTRAEALLGRLEAILPPPPAAVDWAAAFAFRWRKRQGRGYLQPVAARSTISLDDLRNIDRQKALIEQNTRQFVNGKPANNVLLTGARGTGKSSLIKACLNAYAADGLRLIEVDKDDLHDLGDIVELISARPERFIVFCDDLSFEEGESGYKALKVALDGSVAAQSDNVLIYATSNRRHLLPEYMSDNETYKHLPDGEIHPGEVVEEKISLSERFGLWVSFYPFKQDDYLTIVGHWLRHFGCDAAEVEAARGDALVWALERGSRSGRVAWQFARDRAGRKENV
- a CDS encoding NUDIX domain-containing protein; the protein is MSIEVAKAAAPADAGRKVTEVAVGVLVQPDGRYLLAQRLPGKPYEGYWEFPGGKLEAGESVEEALARELHEELGIDVTECHRWHTLEHDYPHAYVRLYFCKVTGWTGEPHSREGQAFVWQHLPVDVAPLLPAALPVLDLLAREQGAAQR
- a CDS encoding DNA gyrase inhibitor YacG, with amino-acid sequence MVTVVKCPSCGKEVRWTPENRFRPFCSARCKQLDLGAWAAEKYRIGGTDDEAPSEDDAGNREGDGRG